The genomic stretch GTGCGGCGAAGTGGAAGGCGGCGTGGCTTATGGTGGTGATCACCCTGGAGAAGGTGAGCCGGAGTCTGCGGGGTGAGCTGACCCGCTGGCTGGTGGAACTTGACACCGGTGTGTTCGTAGGGCGCGTCAGCGCACGCGTGCGCGAGCTGCTTTGGAAGAAGGTGGTGGAAAAGGCGGACGAAGGTCGTTGTACCATGGCCTGGAACACCGCCAATGAGCAAGGGTTTCGAATCCGAATTCACGGACACGAGGACCGGTGCGTACATACAATAGACGGTGTGGAGCTGGTGGCCGTGCGCAACGCCAAGTGGAAAAAGGTGTGGAATCAGCACCTGCGCTGGCTGAAACGGCGCGGCTTGGTCGAGGGCCCGGTCGGGGATCTTGACAAGAAAACCCTCGACCCTTCCGAGGGGTCGGGGCGGTAAACTGTTCGAGGGAATCAAGTGTTTTCCCCGCGCATGCGGGGATGAACCGCTCCCCGCCGTCCCCAGGCGTCCAAAGCCCAAGTTTTCCCCGCGCATGCGGGGATGAACCGCTCTACACGGGCACCGAGCCCAGCGTGGACGCGGTTTTCCCCGCGCATGCGGGGATGAACCGGCGCTCAGTACCAGCAGGTAGGCATCCCGCTAAGTTTTCCCCGCGCATGCGGGGATGAACCGACGCCGAAGCGCCGGGGCGGCTCGAAGCCGCCGTTTTCCCCGCGCATGCGGGGATGAACCGACGCCCTTCGAGATCAACGGCCTCATCGACGCTGTTTTCCCCGCGCATGCGGGGATGAACCGTGCGCGGGCTCGAGAACATCCGCGTGGAAGGCGTTTTCCCCGCGCATGCGGGGATGAACCGGCCGCACTCCTCCTCGTCCCAGTCTTCCCAGTCGTTTTCCCCGCGCATGCGGGGATGAACCGAGCGGTGCAACACCCGGCGAGGCCGTAGAGCCGTTTTCCCCGCGCATGCGGGGATGAACCGAAGGTGTTCTCTGGGTTGGTGTAGAGCCGCCACGTTTTCCCCGCGCATGCGGGGATGAACCGGACAGGTGCGCGAGCTGGATCAGGAGGCGCGGGTTTTCCCCGCGCATGCGGGGATGAACCGCCGCCCCGCGCCTGGTCGACCCGGCCATCCGCGTTTTCCCCGCGCATGCGGGGATGAACCGAGGTCGCCGATCTCGACGTCGACGGTCTTGAACGTTTTCCCCGCGCATGCGGGGATGAACCGTCGTACCGGGGCCCGTAGGAGGTAGCCGAGCCGTTTTCCCCGCGCATGCGGGGATGAACCGGTGCTCGCCCCGGCCCTCAAACTGCTCACGCCGTTTTCCCCGCGCATGCGGGGATGAACCGGCCCTGGCCGAGTACGAGGCCAAGCACCCCATGTTTTCCCCGCGCATGCGGGGATGAACCGTTTCCCCGGGCTGGGCATGCTCGGCCATGTAACGTTTTCCCCGCGCATGCGGGGATGAACCGGAGACGCGCGAGCTCCGGGCGGGCGAGTACCGTTTTCCCCGCGCATGCGGGGATGAACCGTCGCCACCCAGTCCAGACGTGGAACGTGTTACGTTTTCCCCGCGCATGCGGGGATGAACCGGCGCCGGTAAGCCCACTCTTCCAGGCGTCTACGTTTTCCCCGCGCATGCGGGGATGAACCGTAGGAGGGACCCTCGCGAAACTCCTGACGCCCCGTTTTCCCCGCGCATGCGGGGATGAACCGTTTACCGCCTTCTTAGTTACACCCGGCTCCGTGTTTTCCCCGCGCATGCGGGGATGAACCGCCCGGGTACCGCATCCGCTTCCGCGACCGGCACCGTTTTCCCCGCGCATGCGGGGATGAACCGAAGGAGGGGTAGACGATGTACCTCGTCTACCCGTTTTCCCCGCGCATGCGGGGATGAACCGACCCGGGCCGAGACCATCCGAGCCAACCTGAGTTTTCCCCGCGCATGCGGGGATGAACCGGTGACTACATCGTCCGCTACGACCCGCGCACGTTTTCCCCGCGCATGCGGGGATGAACCGTAAGCCCAAGGTGGACGGCCCCCGGGAGGTATGTTTTCCCCGCGCATGCGGGGATGAACCGGTTACGAATGTCATGGCCCTTCCGACCACGAACGTTTTCCCCGCGCATGCGGGGATGAACCGAGTGGCTCGAGCGGTTCGGTGGCAGCCCCAAAGTTTTCCCCGCGCATGCGGGGATGAACCGGAGGGAGTTTCGATCTTTGCTCCTGAGGAATCGTTTTCCCCGCGCATGCGGGGATGAACCGGCAACGCCCCAACACCCGCGAATGCGGTGAGCGTTTTCCCCGCGCATGCGGGGATGAACCGGTTCTTCGGCGCAGAGTTCGCCGTTACCGCCACGTTTTCCCCGCGCATGCGGGGATGAACCGATGGGCAACGTCATGCCGTCGGCTGTATCCATGTTTTCCCCGCGCATGCGGGGATGAACCGGTATGCCTGGGTTTGATAGCTGGGTACAGACCGTTTTCCCCGCGCATGCGGGGATGAACCGTCGATGGTGACCGCAAACTCGCCACTTTCTGTGTTTTCCCCGCGCATGCGGGGATGAACCCCTACCGGCTACGATTGCCGTGAACACGGTTTCGTTTTCCCCGCGCATGCGGGGATGAACCGCGAGCTGCTGGACGTGTCGCTGGTGCCCATCCGTTTTCCCCGCGCATGCGGGGATGAACCGCTACCGCCAGCGCCAAAGCGTCCGCCAGGTCAGTTTTCCCCGCGCATGCGGGGATGAACCGTTTGGGGATGCTGAAAGCCGTTACCACAGTCGGGTTTTCCCCGCGCATGCGGGGATGAACCGAGCGTTTTCTCACTCCAGGTCGCGCAGCACGCCGTTTTCCCCGCGCATGCGGGGATGAACCGACGTGGGCGGCGGCGTGGGTGCGGTTCCTGCGTTTTCCCCGCGCATGCGGGGATGAACCCGAGGGCCGTCACGGTTTCATCCTCCGCCCTCAGTTTTCCCCGCGCATGCGGGGATGAACCGCCACGTCACGAAAGGATTCGCGGGACTGCACGTTTTCCCCGCGCATGCGGGGATGAACCGGGTTGAGGGCGGAGAGAACCCCGCGCACGCCCGTTTTCCCCGCGCATGCGGGGATGAACCGGTGATTGGCCCCGCCGTCGCCGGCCTCGGAGCGTTTTCCCCGCGCATGCGGGGATGAACCGACGCTGGGCGCGAGAAGGTGGAGGTCGTCATCGTTTTCCCCGCGCATGCGGGGATGAACCGGATTTAAGGATTACGTGCAACTCATACAATCGGGTTTTCCCCGCGCATGCGGGGATGAACCAGGTGCCCTCGCCCATCGTCGTTTCCAACTACGTTTTCCCCGCGCATGCGGGGATGAACCGACGAGTTCCGGCAGCTCCCGCCGCGCCGCCTCGTTTTCCCCGCGCATGCGGGGATGAACCGGCATGGCTACCTTGCTGCCCGCTCACGCACATCGTTTTCCCCGCGCATGCGGGGATGAACCGGCAGGCTCGAGCGCCGTCAAGATCGGCGTCAGGTTTTCCCCGCGCATGCGGGGATGAACCGACCATCATCTGGGCATGCGCCTGGAAGGCGGTGGTTTTCCCCGCGCATGCGGGGATGAACCGGGCGGCGCGCCACGGCTTGAGGTCGCCCGTCATGTTTTCCCCGCGCATGCGGGGATGAACCGACGTTGCCGTAGCTGGTGCGGATGGCCGTCACGTTTTCCCCGCGCATGCGGGGATGAACCGAGTGGGCGTTTTAGGGGGGAAGAGATGATGACGTTTTCCCCGCGCATGCGGGGATGAACCGTCGAAAAAGCGCCTCATTGACACGGCAAATAGTTTTCCCCGCGCATGCGGGGATGAACCCCCAGCGTACATTGTGCAGAAAATCCTGGCCGCCGTTTTCCCCGCGCATGCGGGGATGAACCGTCTGCATGTTGCTAGGAAGGGTAAATTGCGTAGGTTTTCCCCGCGCATGCGGGGATGAACCGGGCGCCACGAAGGCTATCATCGAAGGCGCGGACGTTTTCCCCGCGCATGCGGGGATGAACCGGTGCCGAACGAACGTCGCTGCTGATGAGCTGCGTTTTCCCCGCGCATGCGGGGATGAGCCGCTCGAGGCGCCCCAGCGCGCCCCGCGGAGAATGCGCGACCGCCTGTATTGGGACTTTAGCCTACAAGTAGCCAAGCGAAAGACCGACCGCGGGAACATCCTCAGGGTGTATTTTCGCGAGGAATACGGCGTGGAGACGATTGTTTTAGTAATCACCGTCTACCGCACGCGCGGCTGGGGAAGGGGTAGAATGAGGCGATGAAGCTCGAATTCGATCAAGAAGCCGATGCGCTTTACCTGCGCCTCAAAGACGGTCGGGTCGTGGAAACCCGCGAGGTCCAGCGGGGCGTCTTCGTCGATTACAACCGGCTGGGAAACCCGATCGGAATCGAGGTTCTTGGCGTCAGCAAGTACACGAAGGGCGGGGAGTTGAAGCTGCCCGACAGGATTCTGCGCCTCGCCTACGCCACGAAGACGGCCTGATCGGCCCTCACTCTTGAACCCCGCGCGTAAACCCCGCGCGGGGTTTACTGTAGCGTCTCCGACCTCGCCCCGTTAACGCTGGGGGCGTGAAGGAGGCGTTATGGCACAAACGTTAGCGCTGGGCGGGATCTCTACGCAGACCGTCCAGAAAGCCGCGGGCGAGTTCTCCAAGCCGGAAGGCTACGGGGCGGTGCTCGGGGCGGGCGCCGCTGTGGCGCTCGAAAAGCTGCTCTTTAGCTCGATGCGCGGCCTCTTCGGGTACGCCATCGAGAAGGACGGCCGCACCGTCTACGTGGCCCCCGAAGCGAGCGGCAATCCCGACCCCGAGAACCCGCTGGAGATTGCTCCGATCATGCGGCTACTGGCAAAGACGGGCCTGGCCCTCGCGGGCGCGTCCGTCTACATCGGCCCGAAGGACAAGATGGCGAAGTTCGCCGGCCTCGGCACCATGGCCGTCGCCGGCTTCCACGTCGCCGAAGACCTGCTCGCGCTCGTGGGCGTCGAGCTCCAATTTCCCCGCGCATGCAGGGATGAACCTACTCCTCGCCGCTCCCTCGTAGGCGGGAGCCTGTTTATCCCGTGCATGCGGCAGTGGACCGCAGGGACGCGCCGCCCAGCGGGTCATGCCGGTCTTCCCCGGGCATACCGGATGGAGCCGCACCCCAGCATCGTTGCCAACCCGGTTCGCCCGGATCACGAAGCCGGGCAGGCGGCCAATCCGCCCCAAGCGCCCCGAAAGCGGCCGGGCCCGGCGGCGTTTCCCGAACCGCCACGTTTGTGACGCGGTTGTGACGCGGCCGGTGCATCCTGAGGCTGGAGGTCATCATGGCGCACAGGCTCATGCTCGTCATGGTAGCGGCCGCATGGCTGATGCTGGCGCTGGGAGGCTGCGGCGGCGCGCCGCCCCCTCCGGACGAAACCCCGCCCACGGTGCTCTTCACCGAGCCCGCCGATGGGGCGCGCGGCGTGCTCAAAGACGTGGTGCTCAAGGTGCACTTCAGCGAACCCATGGACCCAAGCTGCACCGAGGACGCCTACGGCTCCTACGACGCGGGATTGCAACCCGGTGAGGTGACCTTTAGCTGGCCGGACGCGCAAACGCTGGTCATCACCCCGAACGACCCGCTCGCCTACAGCGACGACGCGAACGACAAGGTCTACACCTTCACCATCCACAAGACCGCCTGCGACCTTGCGGGCAACCCCCTGCCCGCGCAAACCGTGGTGCGCTTCTACGTGCTGCGCAAGCTACAGGGCACCCTCACCAGCGAAGCCGCGATCGACGGTTACGTCTTCAACACCGGCCGCGTGGACACCGCCGGGCGGGACCTGGGCGCGGGCGACGGTCCGAACGGGGAGTACGCCCACGCCTTCCTTTCGTTCGACCTGAGCCAGCTCAACCCCGACCCCGTCGAAATCGTCACCTCCCAGCTTTCGCTCACCAAGGAGCTGGTCATGGGCCACCCCAGCCAGAACCTGGGCGACCTGCTCGTCGAACACGTCTACTTCGGCCCCAGCCTGAGCCGCCTGGGCGCCAGGGCGCTCGAGCTCGCGCCGCTCACGCCCGACCCTCCCTGCGCGTTCACCGACGTTTCCCGCTCACTCTTCCTCTGCTGGAAGGCCGTGGCCGTGCAGGACGACGTGGACCACTGGCTCGAGCGCAACGGACGCAGCCAGTTCCGCCTCCGCTTCGCCATCCACACCGACGGCAACGGCTCCGAAGACTCGGTCATGTTCTACTCGGGCGACGACGCGAGCCGTCCCCCCACCCTCGAGGTCGTGTACTACGGCCCCTAAACCTTTCCATAGGTTTAGTTAAAGTAAAGTAATACCTATGCTTTGGTTAACCATTGGAGTGCTGCTCGTCGTCCTGGTGCTTTACTTCATCGCCGAGAGCGCCCGCAAGACCACGCTTACCATGCTGAAGGGCGCAAACGCCGTGCGCGAACTCCCCTTTCCCGTCGGTGACGGCTTCGTCGCCGCCTACCGGCAGGCCGACGCCTGGGCGGTGGAGCACGGCTACCACCGGCGCGAGATCGTTCACTTCTCCCTGGTTTCCGAAGAAGACCTGGTTCGCACCCACGGCCACGCCGACCCCGACGGCAGCCCCTGGTGGGTCAAATCGGCCTTCTGGTGGCACCCCGAAAAGCGCTGCGTCTACTCCATCACCGAGGCAGAGGGCAAGGTCTTCCACGACTTCGACACCGCCTTCGGGCGCGAGCCCGGGCGGCCCGAGTACGAATTGACTACCTCCAACCACCCCGACGGCGCGGTGGTGCCACGTCCGCCCCGGTTCCCCGCGCAGGTCTTCCCCGGCAAGGGCGCAGGCGAGCTCGAGGCCCTGCACGAGAAGGCCTCCCACTGGATCCGTGAACAGACCGGCCTGGAGCCGCTCGAGCCGGGCGACACCCTCGCGCACGTCCGCCGCCACCTGCGCGTCCACGCCGAACACACCCTGGCCCACCCCCTGTGGCACCTGCGCTTCTACCTCTGGCACCTGAGCAAGGGCCGGCGGCTCAACCGGCCCGTCCGGGAGCTCTACCAAGGCCGCATCCCCGGTGAAAGCCACAAAGCATAAGGTCGCTTAAGCGCGCTGGCGATGTCAGCCGGATCCGCGGTGAGAACCGCCGGGTTCTTCTCGATTTCGGCACGGTCTCACCCGCACTTGCGGCATGGTCATACTCACTGGGGTTCTTTGCGACATCAGGAAGCCGTGCGGGAAGCAGGCCGCCTGCACCCGCGGGTCCCCGTATCCCGCTCTGCTCGT from Oceanithermus desulfurans encodes the following:
- the cas2e gene encoding type I-E CRISPR-associated endoribonuclease Cas2e, whose product is MVVITLEKVSRSLRGELTRWLVELDTGVFVGRVSARVRELLWKKVVEKADEGRCTMAWNTANEQGFRIRIHGHEDRCVHTIDGVELVAVRNAKWKKVWNQHLRWLKRRGLVEGPVGDLDKKTLDPSEGSGR
- a CDS encoding DUF2283 domain-containing protein gives rise to the protein MKLEFDQEADALYLRLKDGRVVETREVQRGVFVDYNRLGNPIGIEVLGVSKYTKGGELKLPDRILRLAYATKTA
- a CDS encoding Ig-like domain-containing protein, which translates into the protein MAHRLMLVMVAAAWLMLALGGCGGAPPPPDETPPTVLFTEPADGARGVLKDVVLKVHFSEPMDPSCTEDAYGSYDAGLQPGEVTFSWPDAQTLVITPNDPLAYSDDANDKVYTFTIHKTACDLAGNPLPAQTVVRFYVLRKLQGTLTSEAAIDGYVFNTGRVDTAGRDLGAGDGPNGEYAHAFLSFDLSQLNPDPVEIVTSQLSLTKELVMGHPSQNLGDLLVEHVYFGPSLSRLGARALELAPLTPDPPCAFTDVSRSLFLCWKAVAVQDDVDHWLERNGRSQFRLRFAIHTDGNGSEDSVMFYSGDDASRPPTLEVVYYGP